Proteins encoded by one window of Micromonospora coxensis:
- a CDS encoding sensor histidine kinase, with protein sequence MTARSPRFTESTQGRLRRLNLATSLPPVVIAAVVLLYTDARTWWHLLVLAPGAVAAVVAFERWTANDLARFAPPCMLVAGVVWPLGVLVTGSPNAYWGVCAVGSLALREVRRYRALAIGGLFTYVAVIGAARLLVERDDVGGVLVTYVLVPTVLTVVVTVLTVVGERFYDLIRELEQTREREAELAVVRERVRFASDLHDIQGHTLHVVKLKIALAQRLLLRDTARAEKELRETYALVSDTIAQTKELAYAQRRLNLTAEIENAKNLFEAAGIRVRVTREAEVDARVSELLGQVLRETTTNILRHAQATHVQITLCDSGITIVNDGASADTPPQLRGLSALRQRVAGDGGELIVEQHEGRFRTAATFPPARGAATPPTPKKDGR encoded by the coding sequence GTGACCGCACGATCGCCGCGCTTCACCGAGTCGACGCAGGGGAGGCTGCGCCGGCTCAACTTGGCGACATCCCTGCCGCCGGTCGTCATCGCCGCTGTGGTCCTGCTCTACACCGACGCGCGTACCTGGTGGCACCTCCTCGTTCTGGCCCCGGGAGCCGTGGCGGCCGTGGTGGCCTTCGAGCGGTGGACGGCCAACGACCTCGCCCGGTTCGCACCGCCCTGCATGCTCGTAGCGGGAGTGGTGTGGCCGCTGGGGGTGCTGGTGACCGGCAGTCCGAACGCCTACTGGGGGGTCTGCGCCGTCGGTTCGCTCGCCCTGCGCGAGGTACGGCGGTATCGGGCTCTGGCGATCGGCGGGCTGTTCACCTACGTCGCCGTCATCGGCGCGGCGCGGCTGCTCGTGGAGCGCGATGACGTCGGCGGTGTCTTGGTCACCTACGTCCTCGTTCCGACTGTCCTCACCGTCGTGGTGACGGTCTTGACCGTGGTGGGCGAGCGGTTCTACGACCTCATCCGGGAACTCGAGCAGACCCGGGAACGCGAGGCGGAGCTGGCCGTGGTCCGGGAGCGCGTCCGGTTCGCCAGCGACCTGCACGACATCCAGGGCCACACGCTGCACGTGGTGAAGCTGAAGATCGCGCTGGCCCAGCGGCTGCTGCTCCGCGACACCGCACGCGCGGAGAAGGAGCTGCGGGAGACGTACGCATTGGTCAGCGACACCATTGCGCAGACCAAGGAACTCGCCTACGCCCAACGGCGGCTCAACCTCACCGCGGAGATCGAGAACGCGAAGAACCTGTTCGAGGCCGCCGGCATCCGGGTCCGGGTGACCCGGGAGGCGGAGGTCGACGCCCGCGTCAGCGAACTGCTCGGCCAGGTGCTGCGCGAGACCACCACCAACATCCTGCGCCACGCCCAAGCCACCCACGTGCAGATCACGCTCTGCGACTCAGGCATCACCATCGTCAACGACGGCGCGAGCGCCGACACGCCGCCGCAGCTCAGGGGACTGTCCGCGCTGCGACAGCGGGTGGCAGGAGACGGAGGCGAGCTGATCGTGGAGCAGCACGAGGGACGCTTCCGGACAGCCGCGACGTTCCCGCCCGCTCGTGGCGCCGCGACCCCACCGACCCCGAAAAAGGACGGTCGATGA
- a CDS encoding ABC transporter ATP-binding protein, which translates to MTTTPVIDVDRLNLTYGDFHAVKDLSFEVRPGELYALLGTNGAGKTSTLEVIEGHRRSTSGTVRVFGHAPGDRRVVRPRMGVMLQESGFSPDLTVRESVGLIGRLSGRTDDVDRVLDLVDLTGRAGRRVAQLSGGEKRRLDFATAAYGTPELLFLDEPTTGLDIQSRDAVWATVDRLRENGATIVLTTHYLEEAQQRADRIGLMHQGTLHREGTVAELTRTLPAVIRFSLPTGAPVLPLQAAVNAEGEVVVETFGLQKDLHVLLRWAQDHAVELQGLEAGPTRLDDVFRALSN; encoded by the coding sequence ATGACCACCACCCCCGTCATCGACGTCGACCGACTGAATCTCACCTACGGCGACTTCCACGCCGTCAAGGACCTCTCCTTCGAGGTTCGACCCGGAGAGCTGTACGCCCTGCTGGGCACCAACGGGGCCGGGAAGACCTCGACCCTGGAGGTCATCGAGGGACACCGCAGGTCGACGTCCGGCACGGTGCGCGTCTTCGGGCACGCCCCGGGCGACCGGCGCGTGGTACGTCCCCGGATGGGGGTCATGCTTCAGGAGAGCGGATTCTCCCCGGACCTCACCGTCCGTGAGTCCGTCGGTCTGATCGGCCGGCTCAGTGGGCGTACCGACGACGTCGACCGGGTGCTCGACCTCGTCGACCTGACCGGCCGGGCCGGCCGGAGGGTGGCCCAGCTGTCCGGCGGGGAAAAGCGAAGGCTGGACTTCGCCACCGCCGCCTACGGCACCCCGGAGCTGCTCTTCCTCGACGAGCCGACCACCGGCCTGGACATCCAGTCCCGCGACGCCGTCTGGGCGACCGTCGATCGGCTGCGTGAGAACGGCGCGACGATCGTGCTCACCACCCACTATCTGGAGGAGGCGCAGCAGCGCGCCGACCGCATCGGACTGATGCACCAGGGCACCCTCCACCGGGAGGGCACCGTGGCCGAACTGACCCGCACCTTGCCGGCCGTCATCCGCTTCTCCCTCCCGACCGGGGCACCGGTGTTACCGCTACAGGCTGCGGTCAACGCCGAGGGAGAGGTCGTGGTCGAGACCTTCGGACTGCAGAAGGACCTGCACGTCCTGCTGCGGTGGGCCCAGGACCACGCCGTCGAGCTGCAGGGCTTGGAGGCTGGGCCGACCCGCCTCGACGACGTCTTCCGCGCCCTCAGCAACTGA
- a CDS encoding mechanosensitive ion channel family protein, with translation MITTRIVLVVAVALVVAAGLLAGVLVQRRAGGRSYRWLLAPLYRASRRPAVAVLLLAALYVGIRAYPGAEPHIVRRVVMVLLIASVTWLVLRALHIAEMAAFSRLPNETRADRRIRRARTQIRPVRRLTSVVVTVVAIGLILTTFPPLRTIGLSVLTSAGVVGALLGLSARTALGNAFAGIQVAFADGLHVGDVIVVDGQWGRVEEVKLTNVVIRLWDDRMLILPTTWFTEHPFQNWTRHETRVVGETRLHIDHTADLDDLRAETRRIVESSPLWDRHQWVLQMVDATPQTVVVQVQASAADGPSAWDLRCDVREGLIRYLRDHHPEWLPRTRSEYHP, from the coding sequence TTGATCACCACGAGGATCGTCCTGGTAGTCGCGGTGGCCCTGGTTGTCGCAGCGGGCCTGCTGGCCGGCGTGCTGGTCCAGCGTCGGGCCGGTGGTCGTAGCTACCGTTGGCTGCTCGCGCCGCTGTACCGCGCATCCCGACGCCCCGCCGTCGCCGTGCTGCTCCTCGCGGCGCTGTATGTCGGAATCCGCGCGTACCCCGGCGCGGAACCCCACATCGTCCGGCGCGTCGTCATGGTGCTGTTGATCGCGAGCGTGACGTGGCTGGTGCTTCGCGCCCTGCACATCGCCGAGATGGCCGCGTTCAGCCGGCTGCCGAACGAGACGCGGGCCGACCGCCGGATCCGCCGCGCCCGCACCCAGATCCGACCGGTACGGCGCCTTACCTCGGTCGTGGTGACGGTCGTGGCGATCGGCCTGATCCTCACCACGTTCCCTCCGCTGCGCACCATCGGGCTGTCCGTGCTCACCTCGGCGGGTGTCGTCGGCGCGCTGCTCGGCCTGTCCGCACGCACCGCGCTCGGCAACGCCTTCGCCGGCATCCAGGTCGCGTTCGCCGACGGACTCCACGTGGGGGACGTGATCGTGGTCGACGGGCAGTGGGGGCGCGTCGAGGAGGTGAAGCTGACCAACGTGGTCATCCGGCTCTGGGACGACCGGATGCTCATCCTGCCCACTACCTGGTTCACCGAGCACCCCTTCCAGAACTGGACCCGGCATGAGACGCGGGTGGTCGGCGAGACCCGGCTCCACATCGATCACACCGCCGACCTGGACGACCTCCGCGCCGAGACGAGGCGGATCGTCGAATCGTCACCCCTGTGGGACCGGCACCAGTGGGTGCTGCAGATGGTGGATGCGACGCCCCAGACCGTCGTCGTCCAGGTCCAGGCATCGGCGGCCGACGGGCCGAGTGCCTGGGACCTCCGGTGCGACGTCCGCGAGGGCCTCATCCGGTACCTGCGCGACCACCACCCCGAGTGGCTGCCCCGCACCCGCAGCGAGTACCACCCCTGA
- a CDS encoding aldo/keto reductase, whose product MQYRTLGRTGVQVSTLVLGAMNFGKIGNTTQEEATAIVDAALEAGINLIDTADAYSGGQSEEMVGKAIAGRRDDVVLATKATLPMGDERNQRGGSRRWLVTALENSLRRLGVDHIDLYQMHRWDPTTSDDETLSALTDLQRAGKIRYFGSSTFPAYRIVQAQWTAREGRLSRYVTEQPNYSILQRGIETHVLPATQQYGMGVLAWSPLASGWLSGAIRAGQEISTNRAGFMQQRYDISIPANRAKLDAVEQLATVADEAGLSMIQLALGFVTAHPGVTSAIIGPRTMDHLRSQLAASDAVLSADVLDAIDAIVAPGVDLAAHEKNDTPPALLEPALRRR is encoded by the coding sequence ATGCAGTACCGCACGTTGGGTCGTACTGGTGTGCAGGTCAGCACCCTCGTACTCGGCGCGATGAACTTCGGCAAGATCGGCAACACCACCCAGGAGGAAGCCACGGCCATCGTCGACGCAGCGCTCGAGGCGGGGATCAACCTCATCGACACCGCTGACGCCTACAGCGGCGGCCAGTCCGAGGAGATGGTCGGCAAGGCCATCGCCGGCCGCCGGGACGACGTCGTCCTGGCCACCAAGGCGACCCTGCCGATGGGCGACGAGCGCAACCAGCGGGGCGGCTCGCGCCGCTGGCTGGTCACCGCGCTGGAGAACAGCCTGCGCCGCCTCGGCGTCGACCACATCGACCTCTACCAGATGCACCGGTGGGATCCGACGACCAGCGACGACGAGACGCTGTCGGCGCTGACGGACCTGCAGCGCGCGGGCAAGATCCGCTACTTCGGCTCCTCGACCTTCCCGGCCTACCGCATCGTGCAGGCGCAGTGGACCGCCCGCGAGGGACGTCTGAGCCGTTACGTGACCGAGCAGCCGAACTACTCGATCCTGCAGCGTGGCATCGAGACCCACGTGCTGCCCGCGACGCAGCAGTACGGCATGGGCGTGCTCGCCTGGAGCCCGCTGGCGTCGGGCTGGCTGTCCGGCGCGATCCGCGCCGGACAGGAAATCAGCACGAACCGCGCGGGCTTCATGCAGCAGCGCTACGACATCAGTATCCCCGCCAACCGCGCCAAGCTCGACGCCGTCGAGCAGCTCGCCACAGTTGCCGACGAGGCTGGCCTGAGCATGATCCAACTCGCGCTCGGCTTCGTCACCGCGCACCCGGGCGTGACCAGCGCGATCATCGGCCCCCGCACGATGGACCACCTCCGCTCGCAGCTCGCCGCCTCGGACGCGGTGCTCTCGGCCGACGTGCTGGACGCGATCGACGCGATCGTGGCTCCCGGCGTCGACCTCGCCGCCCACGAGAAGAACGACACCCCGCCCGCTCTGCTGGAGCCGGCGCTGCGCCGCCGCTGA
- a CDS encoding aldo/keto reductase — translation MTLAADAIELPSGQTMPVLGQGTWYLGERPASRQDEIAALRTGLDLGMTMIDTAEMYGDGASEELVGEAIVGRRPEVFLVDKVLPSNASRRGTVQACRRSLRRLGVDHIDLYLLHWRGTNPLAETIEAFAELVDAGDIGQWGVSNFDLSDMTDLLEAGGSACATNQILYNLTRRGPEYDLLPWLREHRIPVMAYSPIEQGRLLGHPQVAETAARHGVTPAQVALAWLLRQERVAAIPRSSNPEHARENAEARDLQLSEEDVAALDTAFPPPAGPQPLEML, via the coding sequence ATGACCCTCGCTGCCGACGCGATCGAACTGCCGTCCGGCCAGACGATGCCCGTGCTCGGCCAGGGAACCTGGTACCTGGGCGAGCGCCCCGCGAGTCGGCAGGACGAGATAGCCGCCCTACGCACCGGGCTCGACCTGGGCATGACCATGATCGACACTGCGGAGATGTACGGTGACGGCGCCTCCGAGGAGCTCGTCGGCGAGGCAATCGTCGGACGACGCCCGGAGGTCTTTCTGGTCGACAAGGTGCTCCCGTCCAACGCCAGCCGACGGGGTACCGTGCAAGCCTGCCGCCGCAGCCTGCGACGACTCGGCGTCGACCACATCGACCTCTACCTGCTGCACTGGCGTGGCACGAATCCACTCGCGGAGACGATCGAGGCGTTCGCCGAACTCGTCGACGCCGGCGACATCGGGCAGTGGGGCGTGAGCAACTTCGATCTTTCCGACATGACGGACCTACTCGAGGCGGGCGGCAGCGCCTGCGCGACCAACCAGATCCTGTACAACCTCACCCGCCGCGGTCCCGAGTACGACCTGCTGCCGTGGCTACGCGAGCACCGTATCCCGGTGATGGCGTACTCGCCGATCGAGCAGGGCCGACTGCTCGGCCACCCCCAAGTCGCCGAGACCGCCGCCCGGCACGGGGTCACGCCCGCTCAGGTGGCGCTGGCCTGGCTGTTGCGGCAGGAGAGGGTCGCGGCCATCCCTCGGTCGTCCAACCCCGAACACGCCCGGGAGAACGCGGAAGCGCGCGACCTGCAACTGAGCGAGGAGGACGTGGCGGCACTCGACACGGCGTTCCCGCCGCCGGCCGGCCCGCAACCGCTGGAGATGTTGTAG
- a CDS encoding response regulator transcription factor has product MTTIVLADDEVLLRTALAALLPLEGDITVLAEAQDGESAIEATLRHRPDVLVIDLEMPGVDGLGAVAEIRRTRPEQVVLMLTRHARPGVLRKALRLGVQGFVSKSAEPAHITSVIATLHAGKRWIDPDVSALAVTDDSPLTDREADVLRVTGEGYSVADIATRLHLAPGTVRNYLSNAMRKTQTRTRHEAARYAREHDWL; this is encoded by the coding sequence ATGACGACCATCGTGCTCGCCGACGACGAGGTACTGCTCCGTACGGCCCTCGCCGCACTGCTGCCCCTGGAAGGCGACATCACCGTCCTCGCCGAGGCGCAGGACGGCGAGAGCGCCATCGAGGCCACCCTGCGGCACCGCCCCGACGTCCTGGTCATCGACCTGGAGATGCCCGGCGTGGACGGTCTCGGCGCGGTCGCGGAGATCCGCCGTACGCGACCCGAGCAGGTGGTCCTCATGCTGACCCGGCACGCCCGCCCCGGCGTGCTCCGCAAGGCCCTGAGACTCGGCGTCCAGGGCTTCGTCAGCAAATCCGCCGAGCCGGCCCACATCACCTCCGTCATCGCCACCCTGCACGCGGGCAAGCGCTGGATCGACCCGGACGTGTCCGCGCTCGCCGTCACCGACGACTCCCCCCTCACCGACCGCGAAGCCGACGTCCTACGGGTCACCGGCGAGGGCTACTCGGTCGCCGACATCGCCACCCGACTCCACCTCGCGCCGGGAACCGTCCGCAACTACCTCTCCAACGCCATGCGCAAGACCCAGACCCGGACCCGCCACGAAGCGGCCCGCTACGCCCGCGAACACGACTGGCTGTGA
- a CDS encoding arsenate reductase/protein-tyrosine-phosphatase family protein, producing the protein MLSSQSAPAFVRLAAHPLRWRLLTELAASDYRVRELVTLVGEPQNLVSYHLRLLRDGGLVTATRSSFDGRDSYYHLDLDRCADALADAGAALHPTLTRGHVAPSVSTAGPLHWPRVGVLFLCTGNSARSPIAEALLRHSTDGQVEAMSAGSRPKPHLDANAVRVLREEFDIDITGRSPRHWDTLSGRRFDYVISLCDKAREACPDFPGRPRRMHWSIPDPVATGGTARADYLAFRRTAADIETRVRHLLPVVSAMRS; encoded by the coding sequence ATGCTGTCGAGTCAGAGTGCCCCGGCGTTCGTACGCCTGGCCGCCCATCCGCTGCGCTGGCGGCTACTGACCGAGCTCGCGGCCAGCGATTACCGGGTTCGGGAGTTGGTGACGCTGGTGGGCGAGCCACAGAATCTGGTTTCGTACCACCTGCGGCTGCTGCGCGACGGCGGGCTCGTCACGGCCACCCGCAGCAGCTTCGACGGCCGCGACAGCTACTACCACCTGGATCTGGACCGCTGCGCGGACGCACTCGCCGACGCCGGGGCGGCCCTGCATCCGACGCTGACCCGGGGGCACGTCGCGCCGAGTGTGTCCACGGCTGGTCCGCTACATTGGCCCCGCGTCGGCGTGCTGTTCCTGTGCACGGGCAACAGCGCCCGCTCACCGATCGCCGAAGCCCTGCTGCGCCACTCTACTGACGGCCAGGTCGAGGCAATGAGTGCCGGTAGCCGGCCCAAGCCGCACCTGGACGCCAACGCCGTTCGGGTGCTCCGCGAAGAGTTCGACATCGACATCACCGGCCGGAGCCCTCGGCACTGGGACACCCTGTCCGGTCGACGGTTCGACTACGTCATCAGCCTGTGCGACAAAGCCCGTGAGGCGTGCCCCGACTTCCCGGGTCGGCCTCGGCGAATGCACTGGAGCATTCCCGACCCCGTCGCCACCGGCGGCACCGCTCGGGCTGACTACCTCGCCTTCCGGCGCACTGCGGCTGACATCGAGACCCGCGTCAGGCACCTGCTGCCGGTCGTCAGCGCCATGCGATCCTGA
- a CDS encoding ABC transporter permease produces the protein MLSIAASELIQIFRNRLVLITSLIIPVVVSAFFVRQHETYAALGSLGYIAAIVMFTIAAFGLYATAVTTLASRRQNLFLKRLRSTAASDTGILAGLLLPATVLALIQVTAILTALAIVAGKPANIALLVVATIATLAMMIGLALATAGLTNSPEHAQVTTLPVTLGVIAVSSWIGITGTEDLTWLKRLLPGGAATELTMNAWNGGVAVTESLALLAPTLAWVAIAVTLATRLFRWEPRR, from the coding sequence GTGCTGTCCATCGCTGCAAGCGAGCTGATCCAGATCTTCCGCAACCGGCTGGTACTGATCACCAGCCTCATCATCCCGGTAGTCGTTAGCGCGTTCTTCGTCCGCCAGCACGAGACCTACGCCGCCCTCGGCAGCCTCGGCTACATCGCCGCGATCGTGATGTTCACGATCGCCGCGTTCGGGCTCTACGCCACCGCCGTCACCACCCTGGCGTCCCGGCGGCAGAACCTCTTCCTCAAGCGGCTGCGCTCCACCGCCGCAAGCGACACCGGCATCCTCGCCGGCCTGCTGCTACCCGCCACCGTTCTCGCACTGATCCAGGTCACCGCGATCCTGACCGCCCTGGCCATCGTCGCCGGGAAGCCGGCGAACATCGCCTTGCTCGTAGTGGCGACCATCGCCACCCTGGCCATGATGATCGGCCTGGCCCTGGCCACCGCCGGGCTGACCAACTCACCTGAACACGCCCAGGTCACCACTCTGCCCGTCACCCTCGGCGTGATCGCCGTGTCCAGCTGGATCGGCATCACCGGCACCGAGGACCTCACCTGGCTCAAGCGACTCCTGCCCGGCGGCGCCGCCACCGAGCTGACCATGAACGCCTGGAACGGTGGCGTCGCCGTGACCGAATCCCTCGCCCTGCTCGCGCCCACCCTGGCCTGGGTCGCCATCGCCGTCACCCTCGCCACCCGACTCTTCCGCTGGGAGCCCCGCCGATGA
- a CDS encoding LLM class flavin-dependent oxidoreductase, which produces MTAPMHVDYHDILRVWQDADAIAEIEHAWLFDHLMPIGGDPGGPAYEGWTLLSALAAQTERLRLGVMVTSNRFRPPAMLAKIATVVDIVSGGRLDFGIGVGSRPGHPLARREYAAHGLPFADTANAVGSLAEALTVIRRLWTDNEPFDFHGTYVDLTGAFASPKPMQRPHPPIVIGGRSAATLRVVAEHADIWNIASGDVDDAVSRGALLERYCAEIGRDPASITRSINLPVSYDQPGLTQDAVGRAIGAGFGHIVLVLPAPYPAGVARWVADELITPSTT; this is translated from the coding sequence ATGACCGCCCCGATGCACGTCGACTACCACGACATCCTGCGGGTCTGGCAGGACGCGGACGCCATCGCCGAGATCGAGCACGCGTGGCTGTTCGACCACCTCATGCCCATCGGTGGCGACCCTGGCGGACCGGCGTACGAAGGCTGGACCCTGCTCTCCGCCCTCGCCGCGCAGACCGAGCGGCTGCGCCTGGGCGTGATGGTGACCAGCAACCGCTTCCGGCCTCCCGCGATGCTTGCCAAGATCGCCACGGTCGTCGACATCGTCTCCGGGGGGCGCCTCGACTTCGGCATCGGCGTCGGGTCGCGGCCCGGTCACCCCCTGGCCCGGCGGGAGTACGCCGCGCACGGCCTGCCCTTCGCCGACACCGCCAACGCCGTGGGCAGCCTCGCCGAGGCGCTCACGGTCATCCGGCGGCTCTGGACCGACAACGAGCCGTTCGACTTCCACGGCACGTACGTCGACCTCACCGGGGCGTTCGCCAGCCCCAAGCCCATGCAGCGCCCGCACCCGCCGATCGTGATCGGTGGCCGCTCAGCCGCCACGTTGCGGGTGGTCGCCGAGCACGCGGACATCTGGAACATCGCCAGCGGGGACGTCGACGACGCCGTGAGCCGCGGTGCCCTCCTGGAACGCTACTGCGCCGAAATCGGCCGCGACCCCGCGTCGATCACCCGCTCGATCAACCTGCCCGTCTCCTACGACCAGCCCGGGCTCACCCAGGACGCCGTCGGCAGGGCGATCGGCGCCGGCTTCGGGCACATCGTGCTCGTGCTGCCGGCGCCCTACCCCGCTGGCGTCGCGCGTTGGGTCGCCGACGAGCTCATCACCCCGTCGACCACATAG
- a CDS encoding TMEM175 family protein: MKRPTDDLGTRSDTSRAIAFSDAVLAIIITLLVVDLRVPDVPPGRLLSGLLEQWPGYAAYLASYAYVAVVWLNHKGAFNRLKESDRGLHWVNLFVLFTTALLPFPTAVVSDALQEHDQQDQRVAVAFYALVGALLCASWLAFFHYLSRRKDLLREGVSERHFPAERVRALVGIILYVAAGLIGYLVAPLAGLAIFVVLPVFYAVTSAGLTQVPLARRFAHRPPASGS, translated from the coding sequence GTGAAGAGGCCAACCGACGACCTCGGCACCCGGTCGGACACCAGCCGTGCCATAGCGTTCAGCGACGCCGTCCTGGCCATCATCATCACGCTACTGGTGGTGGATCTCCGGGTGCCGGACGTACCGCCCGGTCGCCTGCTGTCGGGGCTGCTGGAGCAGTGGCCCGGTTACGCCGCCTATCTCGCCTCGTACGCCTACGTGGCCGTCGTCTGGCTGAACCACAAGGGCGCGTTCAATCGCCTCAAGGAGAGCGATCGGGGGCTGCACTGGGTGAACCTCTTCGTTCTGTTCACCACCGCGCTGCTGCCGTTCCCGACCGCCGTCGTCTCGGACGCCTTGCAGGAGCACGACCAGCAGGACCAACGCGTGGCCGTCGCCTTCTACGCGCTGGTCGGCGCGCTGCTCTGCGCGAGCTGGCTGGCGTTCTTCCACTATCTGTCCCGGCGCAAGGACCTGCTCAGGGAAGGGGTGAGTGAACGGCACTTCCCCGCCGAGCGGGTGCGGGCACTCGTCGGGATCATCCTCTACGTCGCCGCAGGGCTCATCGGTTACCTGGTCGCACCGCTCGCCGGCCTGGCGATCTTCGTCGTGCTGCCGGTGTTCTACGCCGTCACCAGCGCCGGTCTGACCCAGGTGCCTCTCGCCCGCCGGTTCGCGCATCGCCCCCCGGCGTCGGGGAGCTGA
- a CDS encoding VOC family protein, translating into MTASEQYASVRYIVDDVQAAVDFYTTHLGFALKTSAGPAFADVVRGPLRLLVSGPASSGARATPDDAATAGRNRIHLVVDDLDAEIDRLRSAGLSFRSDVIAGPGGRQILLTDPAGNLVELFQPAHRQATP; encoded by the coding sequence GTGACAGCGTCCGAACAGTACGCCAGCGTCCGCTACATCGTCGACGACGTTCAGGCCGCCGTCGACTTCTACACCACCCATCTCGGCTTCGCCCTGAAGACCAGTGCCGGGCCAGCCTTCGCAGACGTTGTACGCGGCCCGCTGCGGCTGCTGGTGTCCGGCCCAGCCAGTTCCGGCGCCCGCGCGACCCCCGACGACGCCGCCACCGCCGGACGCAACCGCATCCACCTCGTCGTCGACGACCTGGATGCCGAGATCGACCGACTACGCAGCGCCGGGTTGTCGTTCCGCAGCGACGTCATCGCCGGCCCCGGCGGACGCCAGATCCTGCTCACCGACCCCGCCGGCAACCTCGTCGAACTCTTCCAACCCGCCCACCGACAAGCCACCCCCTGA
- a CDS encoding GPP34 family phosphoprotein has protein sequence MGGHPPSDDLLSPAGDYLSAKPRGVQTALVAVGPPLREPVWDRLIARGDIDQEPHTVLGLFRTTALPEGGTGRRARLSPTSGRSSWTVRSRRPASPCSRHCSPRAAPPQFHRGIPWTPSVTGTAAVARVGDHPGPNRHGRYVVDGVMSSSATQRATPAG, from the coding sequence GTGGGGGGTCACCCACCGTCGGATGACCTCCTGAGCCCGGCGGGGGACTACCTCTCCGCAAAGCCGAGGGGCGTGCAGACCGCACTCGTGGCAGTCGGCCCCCCGCTGCGCGAGCCGGTGTGGGACAGGCTCATCGCACGGGGCGACATCGATCAGGAGCCGCACACGGTGCTAGGCCTGTTCCGCACGACAGCCCTGCCCGAGGGTGGGACCGGACGCCGGGCGCGTCTCTCGCCGACATCCGGCAGGTCCTCGTGGACGGTGCGCAGCCGCAGACCCGCATCGCCGTGCTCGCGGCACTGCTCGCCGCGAGCGGCCCCCCCGCAGTTCCACCGCGGGATCCCGTGGACGCCATCGGTGACGGGCACCGCCGCCGTTGCCCGGGTCGGAGATCACCCCGGACCGAACCGCCACGGCCGCTATGTGGTCGACGGGGTGATGAGCTCGTCGGCGACCCAACGCGCGACGCCAGCGGGGTAG
- a CDS encoding TetR/AcrR family transcriptional regulator, with protein MDSGTEQPVPRKRADARRNERALLDAAAAAFVTSGVDVPVRDIAVRAGVGVGTIYRHFPTRADLIVAVYRHQIEACAEAGPALLADSDTPHAALAQWIDLFVDFLVTKHGLAAALQSDDAAFQALHAYFLDRLVPVCDQLLDAAVTADEIRPDVDAYGLLRGVGNLCIGAGSDPRYDARRLVGLLVAGLASAR; from the coding sequence ATCGACAGCGGCACGGAGCAACCGGTCCCGCGCAAGCGGGCCGACGCCCGGCGCAACGAGAGGGCCCTGCTCGACGCCGCCGCCGCGGCGTTCGTCACCTCCGGCGTCGACGTGCCCGTGCGGGACATCGCCGTCAGGGCGGGCGTCGGCGTAGGCACGATCTACCGCCACTTCCCGACCCGCGCCGACCTCATCGTCGCCGTCTACCGGCACCAGATCGAGGCGTGCGCCGAGGCGGGACCGGCCCTACTGGCCGACAGCGACACACCACACGCCGCCCTGGCACAGTGGATCGACCTGTTCGTCGACTTCCTGGTCACCAAGCACGGTCTCGCTGCAGCGCTACAGTCCGACGACGCCGCCTTCCAGGCCCTGCACGCCTATTTCCTCGACCGGCTCGTCCCGGTCTGCGACCAGCTCCTCGACGCCGCCGTCACCGCCGACGAGATCCGCCCCGACGTGGACGCCTACGGGCTGCTGCGCGGCGTCGGCAATCTCTGCATCGGCGCGGGCAGTGATCCCCGTTACGACGCACGCCGCCTGGTCGGCCTCCTCGTCGCCGGGCTCGCATCCGCCAGGTGA